The genomic interval GACCTGTCGACGCCTCGCGCTGGTGTGCCTGATGGCGCTGGAGGAATACGAGGCGGGCGTGGTGTTGCCCCACGAAAACACGCAGGCGCGAGCCAAGCAAGACCGCCTGCACCTTTTGCGTGCCACCCGGGCGAATCTGGAACCCATCTACGGTCTCGTGGAGGGCAACCTGTTCCCCGTGCTGGAGTCACTGGCTGGTTGCACCTCGACGGTAGCGGAGGTGGAGTACACGGACGGACTGCACCGCTTGCGCCGGATCGACGACGCCGTGGCGTTGCGAGAGGTGGCAGAGCGTGTCCTCCCAGCCCGGGTGTGGATTGCCGACGGGCATCACCGTTACGAGACGTGCCTGCAGTACCGTCGCGAGCGGCGCGCCGCCGAGGGCAACCCCCCGGAGCCTCAGCCTTACGACTGGCTGATGATTGCGCTGACGCCTCTGGAGGACCCCGGCGTGGTGATTTTGCCCACGCATCGGGTGATCCCGCAGGCTTCGGAACAGGTGCTGAGCCGCCTGCCGGAGTATCTGGCGCAGTGGTTTGACCTGCAACCCTGTCCTGCGCAGGAGGTGGTGCGTCTACTACAGTCTGGCAGACCGCGCCGCGGTTTCGCGATGGTGGTGGCGGAGGGACGGGCGTTTGTGGCATGGTTAAAAGAGGGCGTTGCCGGGGAGACTCTCGTTCCCGGTGAGCACAGCGCCACCTACCGGCAGCTGGACGTGACCCTGCTGCAGTCTCTGGTGCTGGAACCGTTTTTTGGCATCACCCCACGCCACCTGGAGCGTGCCGAAGGCATCCGCTACACCCGCGACGAGGCAGAAGCCATCCAGTGGGTGCTGCAGGGCGAGGCGGCGGTGGCTTTCCTGCTGAACCCGCCCCACGTTCAGGAGGTGCGCGAGGTGGCGCTGGCAGGCGAGAAGATGCCCCCCAAGTCCACCTACTTTTACCCCAAGTTGCTCAGCGGGCTGGTGATGCGGGCACTGTCGTTCTGAGCGCTGGCAAAGAATCTGCAAACACCTTCTGTAGCCAGCG from Bacillota bacterium carries:
- a CDS encoding DUF1015 domain-containing protein encodes the protein MARIAPFCGVRYGCSELKPCVAPPYDVIAPPEREQLRQFPYNITHLTLPDSYEQAARLWHEWQNKGILQADPLPAMYLLEQVFTHPATGETCRRLALVCLMALEEYEAGVVLPHENTQARAKQDRLHLLRATRANLEPIYGLVEGNLFPVLESLAGCTSTVAEVEYTDGLHRLRRIDDAVALREVAERVLPARVWIADGHHRYETCLQYRRERRAAEGNPPEPQPYDWLMIALTPLEDPGVVILPTHRVIPQASEQVLSRLPEYLAQWFDLQPCPAQEVVRLLQSGRPRRGFAMVVAEGRAFVAWLKEGVAGETLVPGEHSATYRQLDVTLLQSLVLEPFFGITPRHLERAEGIRYTRDEAEAIQWVLQGEAAVAFLLNPPHVQEVREVALAGEKMPPKSTYFYPKLLSGLVMRALSF